From a single Drosophila sulfurigaster albostrigata strain 15112-1811.04 chromosome 3, ASM2355843v2, whole genome shotgun sequence genomic region:
- the LOC133841443 gene encoding uncharacterized protein LOC133841443 isoform X4, with amino-acid sequence MCASRAERWQNCVHRAASGNTTDIDTNINIVIEIVIQMLAMRMHNTMMLNRQRQRQRLRLDRQNNIELGRQNNRYGDIFFIEPNSQEAARIREQLEKDEKDLPSYDEVMRMCNLTTPTAAAAASPSLPTSPVVETGPIGIVALPAPPYSETDPNPSSIVVSPSALESAPSTSRAAQIPA; translated from the exons atgtgcGCTTCGAGAGCCGAACGCTGGCAAAACTGTGTCCATCGCGCTGCCAGCGGCAACACAACCGATATCGATACCAACATCAACATCGTCATCGAAATCGTAATTCAAATG CTGGCAATGCGCATGCACAATACCATGATGCTGAATCGGCAAAGACAACGTCAACGCCTCCGGCTCG ACCGTCAAAACAATATTGAGCTGGGGCGACAGAATAACCGATATGGGGATATATTCTTTATTGAACCAAACAGCCAGGAAGCTGCACGAATTCGAGAGCAGTTGGAGAAGGATGAGAAGGATCTGCCCAGCTATGATGAAGTAATGCGCATGTGCAATCTAACAACGCCtacagcggctgctgctgcttctccttCTTTACCAACGTCACCAGTTGTGGAAACGGGACCCATTGGCATTGTCGCTTTGCCTGCACCCCCGTACTCCGAGACTGATCCGAATCCAAGCAGCATTGTTGTAAGTCCCAGTGCCTTGGAATCGGCGCCATCCACGTCGCGAGCTGCACAAATTCCAGCGTAG
- the LOC133841442 gene encoding copper chaperone for superoxide dismutase translates to MSAIKIEFAVKILKDDTKCVESLRHVLEGMGHTEVDPIQGRVVIQTTAPWSEVQDKIESTGRQAVLSGFGGQSAVALINMTGSVVDKTPIHGAVRFTTIAAQQAGVVVDGVVDGLEPGLHGLHIHESGDVSQGCASVGGHYNPRQSPHGSPEAATTQRHAGDLGNISANEAGRATFRFVDPSLEMWDIIGRAVVITAKADDFGRGGNAQSLIDGNSGDRIACGIIARSAGIFQNFKRICACDGVTLWDERNKPLAGKQRSQKL, encoded by the exons ATGAGCGCCATAAAG ATTGAGTTTGCAGTGAAAATACTCAAAGACGACACGAAATGCGTGGAAAGCCTGCGACACGTTCTGGAGGGCATGGGTCACACAGAAGTAGACCCGATACAGGGTCGTGTAGTTATACAGACAACAGCGCCGTGGTCCGAGGTGCAGGACAAAATTGAGAGCACAGGTCGTCAGGCTGTGCTATCAGGCTTTGGAGGTCAATCGGCGGTCGCGCTTATCAACATGACTGGCTCGGTTGTAGACAAAACTCCTATACACGGCGCAGTTCGTTTTACAACCATCGCAGCGCAACAGGCTGGTGTCGTTGTGGACGGCGTAGTGGATGGGTTGGAGCCGGGACTGCATGGCCTTCATATTCACGAAAGTGGCGATGTGTCCCAAGGTTGTGCATCCGTTGGAGGCCACTACAACCCACGCCAGTCGCCTCATGGCAGCCCCGAAGCAGCAACCACACAACGACATGCTGGAGATTTGGGCAACATAAGCGCTAATGAAGCCGGTCGGGCCACATTCCGTTTCGTGGATCCCTCGTTGGAAATGTGGGACATAATTGGACGTGCCGTGGTCATAACAGCAAAAGCTGATGACTTCGGACGCGGAGGCAATGCACAGAGTCTTATCGATGGCAATTCCGGAGATAG AATTGCCTGTGGCATAATTGCTCGCTCGGCTGGTATATTCCAAAACTTTAAACGAATATGTGCCTGCGATGGCGTCACACTTTGGGATGAACGCAATAAACCGCTGGCCGGCAAACAGCGTTCTCAAAAATTATAA
- the LOC133841443 gene encoding uncharacterized protein LOC133841443 isoform X11 — MTLTTNLIVALGFLFGILVISQLIYLAMRMHNTMMLNRQRQRQRLRLDRQNNIELGRQNNRYGDIFFIEPNSQEAARIREQLEKDEKDLPSYDEVMRMCNLTTPTAAAAASPSLPTSPVVETGPIGIVALPAPPYSETDPNPSSIVVSPSALESAPSTSRAAQIPA, encoded by the exons ATGACTTTGACAACCAATTTGATTGTGGCTTTGGGCTTCCTGTTTGGCATATTGGTTATAAGCCAGCTGATATAC CTGGCAATGCGCATGCACAATACCATGATGCTGAATCGGCAAAGACAACGTCAACGCCTCCGGCTCG ACCGTCAAAACAATATTGAGCTGGGGCGACAGAATAACCGATATGGGGATATATTCTTTATTGAACCAAACAGCCAGGAAGCTGCACGAATTCGAGAGCAGTTGGAGAAGGATGAGAAGGATCTGCCCAGCTATGATGAAGTAATGCGCATGTGCAATCTAACAACGCCtacagcggctgctgctgcttctccttCTTTACCAACGTCACCAGTTGTGGAAACGGGACCCATTGGCATTGTCGCTTTGCCTGCACCCCCGTACTCCGAGACTGATCCGAATCCAAGCAGCATTGTTGTAAGTCCCAGTGCCTTGGAATCGGCGCCATCCACGTCGCGAGCTGCACAAATTCCAGCGTAG
- the LOC133841443 gene encoding uncharacterized protein LOC133841443 isoform X14, giving the protein MWRPEEDRQNNIELGRQNNRYGDIFFIEPNSQEAARIREQLEKDEKDLPSYDEVMRMCNLTTPTAAAAASPSLPTSPVVETGPIGIVALPAPPYSETDPNPSSIVVSPSALESAPSTSRAAQIPA; this is encoded by the coding sequence ACCGTCAAAACAATATTGAGCTGGGGCGACAGAATAACCGATATGGGGATATATTCTTTATTGAACCAAACAGCCAGGAAGCTGCACGAATTCGAGAGCAGTTGGAGAAGGATGAGAAGGATCTGCCCAGCTATGATGAAGTAATGCGCATGTGCAATCTAACAACGCCtacagcggctgctgctgcttctccttCTTTACCAACGTCACCAGTTGTGGAAACGGGACCCATTGGCATTGTCGCTTTGCCTGCACCCCCGTACTCCGAGACTGATCCGAATCCAAGCAGCATTGTTGTAAGTCCCAGTGCCTTGGAATCGGCGCCATCCACGTCGCGAGCTGCACAAATTCCAGCGTAG
- the LOC133841443 gene encoding uncharacterized protein LOC133841443 isoform X1, which translates to MSFGTEYAIHVLIYMALVILFFCFLPVICFYVRFESRTLAKLCPSRCQRQHNRYRYQHQHRHRNRNSNDRQNNIELGRQNNRYGDIFFIEPNSQEAARIREQLEKDEKDLPSYDEVMRMCNLTTPTAAAAASPSLPTSPVVETGPIGIVALPAPPYSETDPNPSSIVVSPSALESAPSTSRAAQIPA; encoded by the exons ATGAGTTTCGGCACTGAATACGCCATCCATGTGCTCATCTATATGGCgctagttattttatttttctgctttctgccggtcatttgtttttatgtgcGCTTCGAGAGCCGAACGCTGGCAAAACTGTGTCCATCGCGCTGCCAGCGGCAACACAACCGATATCGATACCAACATCAACATCGTCATCGAAATCGTAATTCAAATG ACCGTCAAAACAATATTGAGCTGGGGCGACAGAATAACCGATATGGGGATATATTCTTTATTGAACCAAACAGCCAGGAAGCTGCACGAATTCGAGAGCAGTTGGAGAAGGATGAGAAGGATCTGCCCAGCTATGATGAAGTAATGCGCATGTGCAATCTAACAACGCCtacagcggctgctgctgcttctccttCTTTACCAACGTCACCAGTTGTGGAAACGGGACCCATTGGCATTGTCGCTTTGCCTGCACCCCCGTACTCCGAGACTGATCCGAATCCAAGCAGCATTGTTGTAAGTCCCAGTGCCTTGGAATCGGCGCCATCCACGTCGCGAGCTGCACAAATTCCAGCGTAG